TATTCCGTTAAAATCAAAGCATAATGTATTCGATTTCTCTCATCCTTTAGGTAGTTTCATAAAGGTAGATGATAGATATATCGTACTTATAGGTAATAAAAAAGTCACGACATTAAAAGCTCAGTATTTTGAAAAAGAGCAAAAATGTCCCGAATATTTCAAAATTTCAGTTGATGGAAATGTGAAGAAAATTAAAAAAACTTCAGAATTTTATGTAACTGACGATTTTAAGGTATTACAAAACAATTCAGTGAGAGTTAATGTTATTGGATATAAAAGTAAAAATCCAAAAACTGAAGCTGGAATTGATATTGCTTATAGTTCTATTGAAAAAAGATTTTCTATCGATAATGATGGTAAAATTTTCAGGATTGAACATTATAAAAATAATAAATTTTGTTCCATGAATATGGTTCATTTTAAATAGGATCTTACTTAATGAGTGAAAGTACTGGACAAACATTTACAAATGTAATCTCACTTAATCCTTATGAGGGTGATTACGTTAGCGGTATATCTAGTTTTTTAGCATATGACAATAACATTGCTTTCAAAAAAGATCAATTTAGTATTTCATATATCGATACAAACAGTTATATAAATGCTCAAATAACAATTAGTAAAAATATTCCTGAAGAAGATGTATATGATGCGATACTTAGTAAAACATATGATGAGTTAGCCTTAGATCAAGCGGTATCATATGAAATAGAGTATATAGAACTTTATAATGCTCTAGATGCTGAGAACAAATACTTTAATGTTTTTGTTGTCGATCCTTTGGTTATTGAGGAAAGTTTTGAAGAGAGTATCAAACAAATTAAATATATTGATACTATTATCCCTTCACCATTACTATTTAAATCACTTTACTCTAAAGAATTAATCACAAACTCTGATGCACATGTATTTATATATTTTGAAAAAACAAATGCATTCATAGCTATATATAATGAAAAAGAATTTATCTTCAGTAAAACTATAGAGTATTCATATGAAAATCTTTACGAGCAATTTTGTGAACTTTATGGTGAGCGTATAGAGTTTGAAGACTTTTTAAATTTTATGGAGTTTGAGGACTTAAAAACAACAGACAGTCCATATAAAGAGTTCTTTATAAAATTATACAAAGATGTTTTTTATAATATCAATGATGTATTAACATATGTAAAAAGAGCATATGATATTAAAAAGTTTGAACATATATATATTGGTACTCAACGTCCTACTGCATCAAAACTTGATGAAATATGTGAGTTTGAACTTAATATTAAATCTAGCGTTATAGATTTTGATTTTGGATTTGAAGAAGCTGAAGATGAAAACATAAGCTTACTTCATTCATTAATGCAGCTATATGTAATTCTTCCTGATGAAGAAAAATACATTTGTAACTTTACAAAATATGAAAGACCTCCAAAATTTATTCAAAGAGATAGTGGTAAACTTATACTAATTGCTGCTGCTTCATTAATACTTGGATTTGCTTATCCTGTTGGTAACTGGGTTGCTTCTTATGCCCAACAACTTCAAAAAGATATTTTAAACAACGAATATGTTGAAGTGCATAACAAAAAAATTACAAGACAAGCTACTATTAAAAACAGAAAAGCTGATAAAGAGAAAGTTATAAAACTATTAAATGAAGAAAAAAATGCTTTCTTAGATAAAAAAGGAACATTGATTAAGATACATGACGTAAAAGTTAATTATCTTATGAAAGCAAAAATTTTAACAGCTCTAACTAAAAACCTTAATACTTTTAATGTAAAACTAGAATCAGTCAACTACCTTCAAAAAGATAAAAACAATAAGTTTGAACTAGGTCTGGTATCTTATAGAGATATTAGAATAACCAAGCTTATAAAACATCTTACAAAAGTTCATGAGGGGAGTATAAAATTCTCTATAGACAAAATCATTTATGATGATGAAGAAAAAAAATATTTTAGTACATTAAAGGTGGAAGTATTATGAATATAGAAGATTTATTACATAAAATAGACTCATCTTTAAAAGATAAAAGTGAAAAAGATGTAAAACTGACATATGCAATGGTTGCATTTGCCATCTTTGGATTTGCTTATCTTTTTTGGGATAGTTCGGCAAATGATTTTACTAAAGTTCAAAATGAGATTAAGTCTATACAGTCAAAAATAAATACAGATAAAGCTTATTTAGCTGCAAATCCTCAAGCTGTTATAGTACAACTTGAGAGTGATATCAGAAAAACTCAAACTGAGATGTTAGACTATAAAGATAAAAATAACTATATAAAACATAAGATCGAAACTATTTCATCACTTATATATGATGAGAGAACATGGGGTAAGTATATAAACTCTATAGCATATAATGCGAAGATTTACAATGTTAAGATTAAAGAATTCTCTAATGAATATGTTAATAGCAATGAATCTTTTGGTCATATGCTTAACCTAGACATAAGTCTGACAGGTACTTTCAAAAATACTCTTAAGTTTATTAACTCACTTGAAAAAAGTGAACTCGTTGTAGATATTCATGACTTAGAAATTAAAGCTAAGGATACTTTAGATACAAATATCAAACTTTCTGTATGGGGGATCACTTACTAATGAAAAAAATATATATGCCCTTACTTATACTATCAGCTGTACTATCTGCTAACAATGATGATCTATCATGGGTAGATAAACAAGTAAATGCAATTAAACCACCTAGAGATGGTGAAAGTATGAGAAATATCTCTAGTATTAGAAATCCTTTTGTTTTTTTAAAGAAAAATTTAACTAACAAAGATGATAAAAATACAAAGGCTACTCCAAGAACAATTGTAACTGCAAATAAAGATAAAGACAGTAAAACTAACTCTAGTTTGGAAAAAACACCTGTATTTACTACACATTCATTTATACTTGGTGCTATAATCAATAATACAGCACTGATAAATGGTAAATGGCATAAAATAGGTGAAACTATAAATGGATATAAGATCACTAAAATTAATAAAAAAACAGTTAATTTACAAAGTGGTTCAAAAACTAAGGTGCTCTCAACAGCAACTGAAAATCCAAAACTAAAATTTAAAAAATAGGTAGGTTAAAAATATGAAATTACTACAGAAAATTGCATTCAGTGCTCTACTAAGTACACTCTTGTCACTACAGGTAAATGCTGATTGTTCTTATGAACTTTTTAGTGTTAGCTCTGCTAAAGATACAAAGATTGCAGACTTTATTGATCAACTAAGTGATCAATGTGAATTCAGTGTTATTGTATCAGACCCGCATGCGCAAAAGTTTATGGATACACCATTAAATAAAACACATCTAAAAAATCTAACTATAACAGAAGTGCTAGATATAATATTATTAGAAAACAACCTATCATATAAATTAGAAAACAACCTACTAAAAATTTCATATCTAACTACAAAAGTTTTTCCAATAGACTATATTTTATCACAAAGAAAAGCAACAGCTTCAACTGATGTTACACTTAGTTCATCAAACTCTCAAGCTTCAGGTGGCGGGCAATCAGGTGGTCAAGAAGGAGTTGCAGGTGGTACATCATCTACAGCCCAATCTGGTATTAAAATTGAGACAAATGATGAAGTTAAATTCTGGGAACAACTTGATTTAGAATTACAACAAGTTCTAAACCGCCCTGAAGATCTATATATCGCATCTTCACCAATCATCAATAAAAATGCAGGTCTAATTACAGTAACTGCCACGGCTAAGCAGATGAAAAGGCTTGAATCATATCTTAAAAAATTACAAGAAAAAGTACAATTACAGGTTTTAATCGATGTTCAACTTTTATCTGTAACAATGAGTGAAGGTAAAACTACCGGTGTAGATTGGTCACAACTATATAAATTACAAAATATAGATATATCTCTTGATACTAAACATATAAGAAATGTTACAAAATTTGATCAAGACTCGAATCAGATAACTGAAGGTGCATATAATCTAGGTAAGGATATAGCTAGTATAATTAGTATTGAAGCTGATGTAAGTCTAAATGAAGTTGTAAAATTTTTACAAACTCAGGGTGATGTAAGCTCAATTTCAAATCCTAAAGTTTTAACGCTTAATAATCAGCCGGCTCTTATTACAGCTGGTACTGAGTACTTTTATAAAGTAAAATCATCGACTAACCAACAAGGTTCTGGTGGTGGAGTTGCTGCAACAACGCAAGAAGAGTCTGTGGAATCCGTATTTGCCGGTGTATTATTAAATATTACTCCTGAAATCTCAGACGATGACACAATTACATTAAAAATAAATCCTTCATTATCTGAGACTAGGTCTGATCTTAGTCAAAGCACTTCTGTAGATAGGGTTATGCCACCGGATTTAAATAGACGTCAATTATCATCCGTTGTAACTGTTAAAAGTGGAAACAGAATTATTTTAGGCGGTTTAATAAACACTAGAAATAACCAAGATTCAAACAAAGTTCCTATATTAGGTGATATCCCTGGTTTATCTTATCTATTTAGATATGAATCTAGTTCTAAACAAGTGGAAGAGCTTGTAATTGTTATCGAAACTCATATTATTGAAAAATCAAACAATGATCTATCTCTTGCAGACCTTGGATATCAAGGTATTACAAACGAACTTGTTAATGATAGTAGAAAATCAATAACTAAAGAGATTGATTCTTTAGAAAAAGAAGAAAATGAAATCTAGCATTTACAGTAACTCTAAAGATGTTTTTCTTGATACTGTAAATCCTAAGGATTACGTTCAACTAGATCGCGTATCTACGATTTATCAGTCACTAAAAAACTCCGTTAAAAAGCCTCTTAAGATGATCTTATTATACGGAAAACCGGGGACTGGTAAAAGTATGTTTCTATCAAAACTTTACCAAGACCTCTCAAAAACTCAAGAGATCCATTTTTATCAAACACCAATCGTAGATGAGAGTGAATTTTATAGAGTTTTAGCTCATGATCTGTATGGTTTTAATGAAGAAAAAGAGTTAAACTTCACACAGATGATGAAAATAATTCAAACAAAAGAATCAGAGGAAGTTCCACTAATTCTACTTGATGAAGCACAACTTTACTCAGACCCTTTGATGGAAAAAATCAGGCTGTTATCAGACACTAGAAAAGTAAAGTTTGTAATAGCGCTACATAAAACTCAAACAGAAGATCTTATAGCAAAAGAACATTTTCAAACTAGAATATGGGAATCAATAGAGCTAAAAAATGCTTCTTTAGCTGAGATAAAAATATATATTCAAAAAAAACTAATGAAAGCAAACTGCTTTGATACGGCGAATATGTTTCATAATAATTCCGTTAAACTAATCTACAACCTAACTAATGGTAACTATAGAGATACAAACAAATTACTTTATAGTGTGTTTGAAATATATGATCATTACTATAATAATAATATGTCAAAAATAAGCATGGATAAGGTATCCAATAAAATTATAGAGATGTCTGCAATACATACAGGACTTATTGATGCATAATATTCATGAACTAGAACAAAGATGGTTAAAGTATAAAATTAAGTTTTTTCTACCTTATTTTATAACTGTATTTTTCTTAATAATTTTAGCAATTACTTTATATTTTATATTTGATTCTAAAAAAGAAAACAATATTTTAACTAAACAGGAAATCAAAAAAGAGGAACCATTACTAACAGTTAAAAAAGAGATTACAGAAACAATAAAAGAAGTACCAGTACAAAATATTCAAGTTAAACTACAAGAACCTACTCTGATAACAGAACCTACTAAAATTGAAGAAAAAACAACTTCTAATAAAAATATAATTCTAACACCATCTCTGGATTTTATGAAAAAGCTTAGAACAGATTCCTTTAATTCATATAACGATCAAGTTGATAGGGAATATCAACAAAGTTCACAGAAAATATATAAAAACAAAGAAGACCTGATTGAAGAAGACAATCTAGAAATTGAACAAAATACAGAAAAACCAAAAATCAGCATTACAAGACAAGAAGATCATAATGATATAAAAGATGTTATTAAAAGGTTCAAAAAAAACAACAACCCTACACTTAGTTTATTTGTAGCTAAGAAATATTATAAACTTGGTGAGTATCAAAAAGCTTATAATTATGCATTAATTACGAATGAAATAAACAATGAAATAGAAGATAGTTGGATAATATTTGCGAAATCTTTAGTAAAATTAAACAAAAGAGACAAAGCTATACAAACATTAACAAAGTATGTAAACCATTCTGGTTCAGGTAATGCAAAAGTATTACTAGATGATATAAAAGCGGGAAAATTTAAATGAAAATAATTTATTTACTATTACTATCAACTATATTATTTGCAGATGTTAAAGATGACATGTTTAATCTATATCAAAATGAAAAGTATGAAGATGTGTGTAATTTAGGTCACTCTTGGTTAGACAGTAATATCAGAGATGAAGAGTTTGTATCTTTATATGCATTTAGTTGTCTAAAATCTGACTATATAGATAGGCTCTCTATTCCTATTTCAGTGCTAAAATTTTCAAAAGAATCAAGATCAAATTCGGCATATTTTTCTGTTATATTGATGCAGAAAAAACTACTATATCACGCTCTAGTTGATAACTATGATCTATCAAAATTGCATCTTCCTAGTACAGACTATATACTATCAAAAGTATTTGATCTATATTCTAAACTAGGTACACATGAAAGAAGAAATGTATATTTTTTTAATGATGAGGAGAATCCAAGAGTAAACTACAAACTCTATCTTGTACAAGATGATAAACTTAGTAAAATTGTAATTGAAGAGTTTTTTGATAAAATATCAATACAACGTCATGTTTATTGGTAATGGAGTGAACTAAATGGATAGGATAACTAAAGATTTACTAGAAAGTGGTCTTATAATGAAAGGCCAAGTTGACAGACTTAAGGCCAAAGGTGTTACTTCAACTCTAATTTTAAAACATATTACACAGTCTGGTTTTATGACTATGGATAGGCTTGTGCGCTATATAGTAGATAAAATTAGAAAAGGTGTGTATGACCTTTCTATAATTTCAGATTATGATTATATTCGTGAAGATGTAGTGTTAAAAAAACTATCAGAGGGATTAGGTTTAGAGTTTATAGATCTGGATAATATAGATGTTGATCACGATTTAACAAATAAAATACCACTTCATCAGTTGCAAAAATATCATGCACTACCATTGTATCAAGATGATCTAAATGTATATATAGCTATTAATGATCCATTAGATATTGAAGCCAAAGAATCACTTCAAAGACTATTTCCAAGAAAGCCTATTAAATTAAAAGTTGCAGTTAACAAACAGATACAAAACAACTTATTTAAAGTTGAGTTAAAAGATAAAGAAAAAGTACTTGTTAAAAAAGTAAGAGATGAATTAAACTCTATAAGTTCTATTGAAGAACAACAAGAAGCTTCATCTATCTTACTTTTAATTGACGTAATTTTAAATGCATGTATTAAAGGTCGTGCAAGTGATATTCATATTGAACCTAGTGAGAGAAACTGTTCGGTACGCGGTCGTATAGATGGTAAACTGTCTGAAATATTTATTTTTCCAAAAGATATTTTTGCACCGCTCACTTCTCGTTTAAAACTACTGGCAAACCTAGATATAGCAGAGAAAAGAAAACCACAAGATGGTCGTTTTTCTACTGAAGTAGGAAAACTAGAATACGATTTTCGTATCTCAACCCTACCTACACTTTACGGTGAATCTATTGTTATGCGTGTACTTGATAAACAAAAAGCCCTTGTAAAGCTTGAAGAAGCTGGTATGGATAGTGAAAGCTATCACAAACTTCTTAAAGGCCTGGCTGCACCGTATGGTATTATATTGGTAACTGGTCCAACGGGAAGTGGTAAGACAACAACTCTTTACGGTGCACTTAATGAACTAAAAGATCCTGCCGATAAAGTAATTACGGTTGAGGATCCTGTTGAGTATAGAATGAACTTAATTCAGCAAGTTCAGGTAAATGCTAAAGTTGGTTTAGGATTTGCCGATGCTCTTCGTTCAATACTTCGTCAAGATCCTGATAAAATTATGATTGGTGAGATTCGCGATCAGGAAACGTTAGAAATTGCAATCAAAGCGGCCCTTACTGGTCACTTAGTAATCTCAACACTCCACACTAATGATTCAATTTCGGCAATTCCTCGTATGGCAGATATGGGTATACAACACTATTTAATATCTGGTGCATTGGTTGCTATTCAGGCACAAAGACTTGTTAGAAAAATATGTCCAAACTGTAAAGTGGAAGAGGAAATATCTGCTTCAACACTTGAAGAATTACACGAATTTATTCCTGAAGGATCTAAATTTTATACAGGTGCCGGATGTAAGGAGTGTAATGAAACGGGATATTCTGGTAGAGAGATGATTTGTGAAGTATTAAATATTAGTGAGGAGTTATCTTCTCTAATTGCAAAAGGTGCTTCAAAAGACGACATGACAAGACAAGCTGAAGAAGATGGTTTTATTAGTATATTTGAAAACGGTATACAAAAAGCATTATCAGGTATAACAAGTCTTGGAGAAATATTAAGGGTGGCAAAATAATGGAATTCTTTCAAGCTACGGTACTTACACAAGGTAAAAAGAAAACTCATGGTTTTTATGCAAAAGACAGAAAAGATGCTTCCGATATAGCTAAAATTAAATACTCAGGCCTTTTAATAAAAGTTGAAGAAGCTACAGAACCAATTGATCTTAAATTTAAAAGAATTAAGACAGAACTTCTTCAAAATGTTAAAAAGCGTAAAGTTAAACCAGATGCACTTATTGCAGCAATTAGACAGATGGCAGTTATGACAAATGCCGGTATATCTATTCACGATTCTATTACAGAAGTTGCTGCTTCAACGCCTGATGAAAATCTTCAATATGTTCTTGATAAACTTGCAGATGATATAAATGCAGGTAATGCTCTTTCAAAAGCAATGGAGAATTTTAGATTTGAGCTTGGTAATCTTACAATTGCCATGGTAAAACTTGGAGAGAAAACTGGTAACCTTGATGACGCACTAAATTCATTAGCAGAGATGTTAGAAGAGATTAGATCAAATGTTGTTAAATTTAAAAAAGCAATGGCATACCCAAGAAACGTTATGATAGCCATGGCTATTGCTTTTACAGTTTTAATATCTTATGTTGTACCACAATTTAAAGATATTTTTGAAAGTTTAAATGCAGAATTACCAATGCCTACTCAAATATTATTAACACTTGAGTATGTTTTTAATAATTACGGTCCATATGTATTAGCTATCTTAGCTATATCTTTTTTTACACTAAACTATCTAATAAATAACTATAAACACATACGATTTGGTTGGCATAAACTACTTCTAAGAACTTATCTAATAAAAAATATTATCAAATATGCTACACTTAATAGGTTTACACTAGTATTTTCAGAACTTGTTCGTGCGGGTATTCCTATCGCTGAAGCCTTAGATACAGCAATAGATATGATTGACAACCTACCTTTAAAAACAAAGCTAGCACAGGTTAGGATATCTGTTGAAAAAGGTGCTATGCTTAATGATGGTCTGCGTGAAACAGAACTTTTTGAAAGTATGATTACTCAAATGGTTAAAGCAGGTGAAGATGGTGGTGCTCTTGATAAGATGATGGAGAAAGTTGCAGATTATTATAAGATGCGTTTCGATGCTATTATTGACAACTTATCATCTGCAATTGAGCCTATTATGCTTTTATTAATAGCTGGTATGGTTATTCTCTTAGCACTTGGTATATTCTTACCTATGTGGGATATGGGTAATGCTGTTCAAGGTAGACATTAATTAATTAATTATTAGTCTATCTGCTTTATTAAAAAAATCATCTAAGTTTTTCTTAGTTGATTTTATTCTAAATTTTGCATCTTTCTCAAATTCTTTATCAATTATTTTTATATCGTATTCAGAACATAAATGTTCAATTTTTCCTATATTAGCATAGCTTAAAGTGATCTCTTTAAGTATTTCATCTTTATACTCAAGTTTTTCCGCTTCATCAAGTACTAAATTTACGGCATCACTGTAAGCTCGAACTAAACCACCTGTTCCAAGTTTTGTTCCTCCAAAATATCTTACAACGATAACACCTATATTCACTATATCAGCACCTTGAAGCACCATTAAAGATGGTTTTCCTGATGTTCCTTTTGGTTCACCGTCATCACTAGAAGACTCTACTATTTGATTGTATTCATTTAGATACCTTGATGCAGTTACAAAATGTCTTGCTTTTGGATGTTGCTGTTTAAGCGATGCAAGAGTTTTTTCAAACTCTGCATATGGAGTAAGGTAAGTTATAAACTTAGATTGTTTAACTTCTAAAGTGTTTGTATATATTTTGTTTATATATTGCATCTAAGCTATATTTGTAAATACCTTTTGAACATCTTCATCATCTTCAAGACGCTCTAAAATTTTATCTACATCGGCTTGCTGCTCTTCAGTAATAGATACTGGTGAATTAGCCATACGCTCTAATGTAGCTTTTTTGATCTCTACACCCATACCTTCTAGGGCTTCATTTAGAGTTCCAAAACTTGTGTAATCAGCTGTAACTAAAACCTCACCGTCTTCTACTTCAATCTCTTCAAGACCTGCATCTATTAATTCTAACTCTAACTCTTCAGGATCCATATCCTCTTTTAAGTCAAATTCAAAAAGTGCTTTTCTGTCAAACATAAACTCTAACGATCCGTTTGTCAGCATTTCGCCATTATTTTTATTTAAAATACTTTTTACGTTTGCAACTGTACGTGTGTTGTTATCTGTAGCACATTCTATAAAAAGAAGTACACCATGAGGAGCTTTACCTTCAAAAGTAACTTCTGCCATGTCTGCAACATTTTTCTCAGTAGCTCTTTTAATAGCAGCTTCAATATTATCTTTTGGCATATTTTCAGCTTTTGCATTTAATATAGCCGTACGAAGTTTAGGGTTTAGATCAGGGTCCCCTCCTCCTTCTTTTGCTGCCATAGTAATAACTTTTCCAAGTTTTGGAAACAACTTAGACATTGCTCCCCATCTTTTTAATTTTGATGCTTTTCTATATTCAAACGCTCTACCCATAAATTTCTCCTAACTAACTTGTATAATGCTTATTGCATCATCTTCACTATAATCTACTTTTATTTCACTTACATTATCATCTTTGATCAATTTTAAATTTAATTCTCTCTCATTAATTGATATCATACTTTTTAATTCAACACTATAACCATCTAGTACTCCATCAAGTGC
The Sulfurimonas sp. genome window above contains:
- a CDS encoding CDC27 family protein, encoding MHNIHELEQRWLKYKIKFFLPYFITVFFLIILAITLYFIFDSKKENNILTKQEIKKEEPLLTVKKEITETIKEVPVQNIQVKLQEPTLITEPTKIEEKTTSNKNIILTPSLDFMKKLRTDSFNSYNDQVDREYQQSSQKIYKNKEDLIEEDNLEIEQNTEKPKISITRQEDHNDIKDVIKRFKKNNNPTLSLFVAKKYYKLGEYQKAYNYALITNEINNEIEDSWIIFAKSLVKLNKRDKAIQTLTKYVNHSGSGNAKVLLDDIKAGKFK
- a CDS encoding YebC/PmpR family DNA-binding transcriptional regulator; this encodes MGRAFEYRKASKLKRWGAMSKLFPKLGKVITMAAKEGGGDPDLNPKLRTAILNAKAENMPKDNIEAAIKRATEKNVADMAEVTFEGKAPHGVLLFIECATDNNTRTVANVKSILNKNNGEMLTNGSLEFMFDRKALFEFDLKEDMDPEELELELIDAGLEEIEVEDGEVLVTADYTSFGTLNEALEGMGVEIKKATLERMANSPVSITEEQQADVDKILERLEDDEDVQKVFTNIA
- a CDS encoding GspE/PulE family protein, which produces MDRITKDLLESGLIMKGQVDRLKAKGVTSTLILKHITQSGFMTMDRLVRYIVDKIRKGVYDLSIISDYDYIREDVVLKKLSEGLGLEFIDLDNIDVDHDLTNKIPLHQLQKYHALPLYQDDLNVYIAINDPLDIEAKESLQRLFPRKPIKLKVAVNKQIQNNLFKVELKDKEKVLVKKVRDELNSISSIEEQQEASSILLLIDVILNACIKGRASDIHIEPSERNCSVRGRIDGKLSEIFIFPKDIFAPLTSRLKLLANLDIAEKRKPQDGRFSTEVGKLEYDFRISTLPTLYGESIVMRVLDKQKALVKLEEAGMDSESYHKLLKGLAAPYGIILVTGPTGSGKTTTLYGALNELKDPADKVITVEDPVEYRMNLIQQVQVNAKVGLGFADALRSILRQDPDKIMIGEIRDQETLEIAIKAALTGHLVISTLHTNDSISAIPRMADMGIQHYLISGALVAIQAQRLVRKICPNCKVEEEISASTLEELHEFIPEGSKFYTGAGCKECNETGYSGREMICEVLNISEELSSLIAKGASKDDMTRQAEEDGFISIFENGIQKALSGITSLGEILRVAK
- a CDS encoding type II secretion system F family protein; amino-acid sequence: MEFFQATVLTQGKKKTHGFYAKDRKDASDIAKIKYSGLLIKVEEATEPIDLKFKRIKTELLQNVKKRKVKPDALIAAIRQMAVMTNAGISIHDSITEVAASTPDENLQYVLDKLADDINAGNALSKAMENFRFELGNLTIAMVKLGEKTGNLDDALNSLAEMLEEIRSNVVKFKKAMAYPRNVMIAMAIAFTVLISYVVPQFKDIFESLNAELPMPTQILLTLEYVFNNYGPYVLAILAISFFTLNYLINNYKHIRFGWHKLLLRTYLIKNIIKYATLNRFTLVFSELVRAGIPIAEALDTAIDMIDNLPLKTKLAQVRISVEKGAMLNDGLRETELFESMITQMVKAGEDGGALDKMMEKVADYYKMRFDAIIDNLSSAIEPIMLLLIAGMVILLALGIFLPMWDMGNAVQGRH
- a CDS encoding YigZ family protein, which produces MQYINKIYTNTLEVKQSKFITYLTPYAEFEKTLASLKQQHPKARHFVTASRYLNEYNQIVESSSDDGEPKGTSGKPSLMVLQGADIVNIGVIVVRYFGGTKLGTGGLVRAYSDAVNLVLDEAEKLEYKDEILKEITLSYANIGKIEHLCSEYDIKIIDKEFEKDAKFRIKSTKKNLDDFFNKADRLIIN
- the mshL gene encoding pilus (MSHA type) biogenesis protein MshL encodes the protein MKLLQKIAFSALLSTLLSLQVNADCSYELFSVSSAKDTKIADFIDQLSDQCEFSVIVSDPHAQKFMDTPLNKTHLKNLTITEVLDIILLENNLSYKLENNLLKISYLTTKVFPIDYILSQRKATASTDVTLSSSNSQASGGGQSGGQEGVAGGTSSTAQSGIKIETNDEVKFWEQLDLELQQVLNRPEDLYIASSPIINKNAGLITVTATAKQMKRLESYLKKLQEKVQLQVLIDVQLLSVTMSEGKTTGVDWSQLYKLQNIDISLDTKHIRNVTKFDQDSNQITEGAYNLGKDIASIISIEADVSLNEVVKFLQTQGDVSSISNPKVLTLNNQPALITAGTEYFYKVKSSTNQQGSGGGVAATTQEESVESVFAGVLLNITPEISDDDTITLKINPSLSETRSDLSQSTSVDRVMPPDLNRRQLSSVVTVKSGNRIILGGLINTRNNQDSNKVPILGDIPGLSYLFRYESSSKQVEELVIVIETHIIEKSNNDLSLADLGYQGITNELVNDSRKSITKEIDSLEKEENEI
- the pilO gene encoding type 4a pilus biogenesis protein PilO, with the translated sequence MNIEDLLHKIDSSLKDKSEKDVKLTYAMVAFAIFGFAYLFWDSSANDFTKVQNEIKSIQSKINTDKAYLAANPQAVIVQLESDIRKTQTEMLDYKDKNNYIKHKIETISSLIYDERTWGKYINSIAYNAKIYNVKIKEFSNEYVNSNESFGHMLNLDISLTGTFKNTLKFINSLEKSELVVDIHDLEIKAKDTLDTNIKLSVWGITY
- a CDS encoding AAA family ATPase is translated as MKSSIYSNSKDVFLDTVNPKDYVQLDRVSTIYQSLKNSVKKPLKMILLYGKPGTGKSMFLSKLYQDLSKTQEIHFYQTPIVDESEFYRVLAHDLYGFNEEKELNFTQMMKIIQTKESEEVPLILLDEAQLYSDPLMEKIRLLSDTRKVKFVIALHKTQTEDLIAKEHFQTRIWESIELKNASLAEIKIYIQKKLMKANCFDTANMFHNNSVKLIYNLTNGNYRDTNKLLYSVFEIYDHYYNNNMSKISMDKVSNKIIEMSAIHTGLIDA